The segment CGAGGCGTTCCTGGCCGGCGTCCACGGCTCGCTGCAACACCATCGCCTGCTGCAGCGCGTCCTGGGCGGCGTCCGGCCCGGACACCCCGAGCCGGCGCACCACCGCGGGCAGGGTGGCACCCTGCACCAGCAGTGAGGCGGCCACGACCGCGAAGGCGGCCAGCTGCAGCACGCCGGCATGCTCACCGGTGAGGGTGAAGGCGGCGGCCAGCGTCACCACGCCCCGCATGCCGGCCCATCCGAGCACGGCCACGCCCCGCCACGAGGGGGCTGGTTCGCGACGCCGGACGGCGGGCACCAGCCGGGGTGCGTAGGCGGCCGGGAACATCCAGACGATCCGGACGACGATCACCGTGGCGACCACCACGAAGCAGATCCACGTGATCCGCGCGGCGGAGTTGCCCTCGGCCGTGGCGCCGTCCAGCAGATCACGCAACTGCAGTCCGATCAGCAGGAAGACCACCGACTCGAGCACGAACTGCACCGTGGCGAACAGCGTGCGTTCGGTGACCCGGGACGCGGCGGACTGGATCCGTGGGGAACGGTGGCCGAGTACCAGGCCGGCGACCACCACCGCGAGCACGCCGGAGCCGCCGACGGCCTCGGCAGCGATCATGGCGATGTAGGGCACGAGCATCGAACCCGTGGTGTCGAGTACCGGGTCGTGCACCCGGCGCCGGATCGGGGTGACCACCGCGGCAACCAGCCAGCCGACGGCCACCCCGAACACCACGGCCCGGCCGAAGGACAGACTCACGTCGCCGATCGTGAGCGTGGTGGCGAGCGCCGCCAGCGCCATGCGCAGGGTGACCAGCGCGGTGGCGTCGTTGAGCAGACTCTCGCCCTCGAGCAGGATCACCAGCCGGCGCGGCAGACCGACCCGGCGCGCCACGGCAGTTGCGGCGACGGCATCCGGCGGGGCCACGACCGCACCGAGCGCGAGCGCCGCCGCGAACGGCAGCCCCGGGATCACCGCCGTCGCGACGACGGCGACGGCGAAGGCGGTGACCAGTACCAGGGCCACCGAGAGCAGGATGATCGGCCGGCGGTTGCGGCGCAGGTCGACGAAGGGGGTGCGGATGGCGGTGGTGTAGAGCAGCGGGGGCAGCACACCCACGAGCACCAGGTCAGCGTCGAGTTCGTAGTGCGGCAGGGCAGGCACGAAGGAGGCCACGATGCCGACCGCGGTCAGCACCAGGGGGGCCGAGGCTCCCCACCGCGACGCGAGGCCCGCCACGGCCGCCGCCACCGCCACCAGGACGACGAGTTGCAGCGCCAACTGCGATGATCCGTGCACGCGGGGAACCTACCCCGCGGTGCGACGAGCGTCGCGGCGTCTCGGTGGTCAGGCCACGGCGAGTGGCTGGACGGCCAGCACCCGGCCCACCCGGCTTGCCTTCAGCAGGCGGATCTGGCGCGGCGAGACATCGACCAGCACCATGCGTCGGTCGGCCCGCCGGGCCTTGCCGTGCGCGCCCACCAGGACGCTCATCCCCACGGCGTCCCAGATCTCCAGATCGCCGATCCGCACCAACAGGTCGCCCTCACCCTGGTCCAGGGCGCTGTGCAACACGGCCCGGGCGATGGGCGCCGATCGGCTGTCGAGGCGTCCGCTCAGCGTCAGATGTGTGCCGTGCGCGAGCACATCGATCTGCAGGCTGTGCACGTCTGCCTCTTCCCCCACCTCGGAACCCTGCCGAGGAACCAGTCGTCGATCACGTTCCGAGCGCGCGCCCTTGCGCTTCGTCACGCGAAGTAGCTTTGCGTATCCCAGCGTAGAACAGGCCCGCGAACCTGGCCAGGAAGCGCGGCCGACAGACGCCCGGCAGACGGTCGATATCGGCCCCCCTCCGCTTGGTTTCCCCCGGCCGACCACTGACACTGGAGGTATGCCGTCGTGGGGCAGCGCTTCGTTCATGTTCGGACCTCTGGTGTCCCTGGTCTGCCTCGGCGTGCTGATTCTGCTGATGCGCTGGGCCTTCGGCGGACGGGGACGCTCGCTGGTGCAGCGTCGTCCCCGGATCGGATCCCCCGACGAGTACGGACTGCTGGTACGCATCGCCGCGCCCCGTACGTTCGTCGAGGCCGAGATGATCCGGTTGCGGCTGACGGACGGCGGCCTGCGGGCCACCTTGGCGCCCACCAACGAGGGACCGGCCGTCATGGTCTTCTCCGAGGACGCGACGGCGGCGCGGCGCCTCCTGGAGGCCGGCGCGTAACGCGCCGCACACGCTGCCGCACCATCCGCCCGACCGGCCCTCCCGCAACCACCCCGTCAGGCACGCCACCCCGTGATCATGTAATTCGTGCACAAATTCATGGTGATCATGCAATTCGTGCACACCGGCCCCGATGCCGCGCCCCTGTGACCACAGACAGGGCAGCCCATGCCGAGAGGTTGCTCGCACGGGTGAGCACGGCGCACCGGGACGTCGCGGCTTAGGGTGGCTGTCATGGTGAACCTCACCCGCATCTACACCCGGACCGGCGACGACGGCACCACCTCCCTGGGGGATATGTCGCGCACCAGCAAGAACGACCCGCGGCTGATCGCCTATGCCGACGTCGACGAGACGAACAGCGCGATCGGCGTGGCACTGGCTCACGGCGGGCTCTCGGAGGCCATCGCCGTCACGCTCACCCGGGTGCAGAACGACCTGTTCGATGTGGGGGCCGACCTGTGTACCCCGCTGTCACCGGCGCCGAAGCACCCGCCGCTGCGGATCACCGCCGAGTACGTGAACGACCTCGAGGCCGCCTGCGACCTGTTCAATGCCGACCTGAGCGCCCTGCGCTCGTTCATCTTGCCGGGTGGCTCGGTGGCGGCCGCGCACCTGCACGTGGCCCGCACCGTCTGCCGCCGAGCCGAGCGCGCCGTATGGGCAGCGTTGGACTCGTACGGCACCGACCCGGACGGCGGGGTGAACCCCCTGGCCGCCACCTACCTGAACCGACTCAGCGACCTGTTGTTCATTCTCTGTCGTCACGCCAACCTGACCGCCGGCGGCGACGTCCTCTGGACCCCCGGCGGCGGCCGCACTCCCACCCCCTGATACCGACCAACCCGCTCATGCTCCGCGAGTGACGCACCCATGCTCCCTGGAGGCCCGGAAAACCGTCATCTGCGGAGCATGAGCCGGCACCCGCGGAGCATGAGCGGGTTGGTCGGGGGTTGATCGGAGGGTGGGCGGGGGTGGTCAGGCGATGTTGGCGTGTTCGCCGGGAGGGGCGGACTCCAGCCAGGTGGCCAGGCCGTTGTAGGCCATCTCGCTCATGCCCAGTTCGAGCGTCGTGCTGTCGTAGGCACACCGCACCAGCACCCAGTCGCTGTCGAGCATGCCCTGATCAGGACCATCGGGACGACGCCGCTCGAGGATGATCAGGTTGGAACGGATCAGGGTGCGGCTGGGCCGAAAGGTGAGGGCGAACAGACGAAACCAGTCGAGGCGATCGTGTTCGTAGCGGGCAAGGCCGAACATCCACCCATCGGTCTGGGGTCGGTGACGCAACGAGCAATCGAAGGCTCCGACGCCACGACCGATGATGGTGCGACGCATCAGCAGCCCGCCGAGCACGACCACCACACCCAGGATGAGAGCGGCGATGACGGCGGCGGGAACGATCAGATCGCTCATGCCGCCACCAGCTCAGCTGCCGACCGTGTGAGCCGTGCCCAGGTCCGCTCGGTCCGAGACGATCATGACGCGGTCGTGCTCGACGGACAGAAATCCACCGTCGCAGTGCGCCACGACATCCCCGCCCTCCAGGGCCTTGATCGTGATGTCCGATGCGGCGAGCACGGCGAGCACCGGCGAGTGGCCGGGCAGCACACCGAGGTCGCCGTCCAGGGTCCTCGCGACCACCATGGACGCCTCGCCGCTCCAGACCCTGTGGTCTGCGGCAACCAGTTCCACCTCGAGTGGCACCGTTCCTCCTGCTGCTGGGCCTGAGGGAGCCGACGCCGTGGGCGCCGGCTCCCTGTGGTCAGGATAAGTCCTGTCGTGCGACGAGTCAGCCGGCGAGCGACTTGGCGATCTCCGCCGCCTTGCGCTCGACGTCGTCCAGACCGCCGCACATGAAGAAGGCCTGCTCGGGCACGTTGTCGTACTCACCGTCGGCGATCTTGGTGAACGCCTCGATGGTGTCGGCGAGCGGCACGAACGATCCCTCGAGACCGGTGAAGGTCTTGGCCACGAAGGTGTTCTGCGACAGGAAGCGCTCGATGCGGCGGGCCCGGTTGACGATCGTCCGGTCCTCCTCCGAGAGCTCCTCGACACCGAGGATGGCGATGATGTCCTGCAGCTCCTTGTTGCGCTGCAGGATCTGCTTCACCCGGATCGCGGTGCTGTAGTGCTCGGCCGTGATGTAGCGCGGGTCGAGGATGCGGCTGGTCGAGGTCAGCGGGTCCACCGCCGGGTAGATCCCCAGCGAGGCGACGGTGCGGCTGAGCTCGGTGGTCGCGTCCAGGTGGGCGAAGGTGGTCGCCGGCGCCGGGTCGGTGTAGTCGTCGGCCGGCACGTAGACCGCCTGCATCGAGGTGATCGAGTGACCGCGCGTCGAGGTGATCCGCTCTTGCAGCACACCCATCTCGTCGGCCAGGGTCGGCTGGTAGCCCACCGCGCTCGGCATCCGGCCGAGCAGGGTCGAGACCTCCGAGCCGGCCTGGGTGAACCGGAAGATGTTGTCGATGAACAGCAGCACGTCCTGCTTCTGGACGTCGCGGAAGTACTCGGCCATGGTCAGCGCCGACAGCGCCACCCGCAGACGGGTGCCCGGCGGCTCGTCCATCTGGCCGAAGACCAGGGCGGTCTTCTCTATGACGCCGGTCTCGGTCATCTCGGCGATGAGGTCGTTACCCTCACGGGTGCGCTCGCCGACCCCGGCGAACACCGACACACCACCGAAGTTCTCGGCGACGCGGTAGATCATCTCCTGGATGAGCACGGTCTTGCCCACGCCGGCGCCGCCGAACAGGCCGATCTTGCCGCCGAGCACGTACGGGGTCAGCAGGTCGATGACCTTGATGCCGGTCTCGAACATCTCGGTCTTGCTCTCGAGCTGGTCGAACGCCGGTGCCTTGGCGTGGATGCCACGGCGCTCGGTGACCTCGAGCCGCTCACCCGGCTTCAGGTTCAGGCATTCGCCGATCGTGTTGAACACGTGGCCCTTGGTGATGTCACCGACCGGAACCATGATCGGTTCCCCCGAGTCGGTGACCGAGGCGCCCCGCACCATGCCGTCGGTGGGCTGCATCGAGATGGCGCGCACCATGTTGTCACCGATGTGCTGGGCGACCTCGAGGGTCAGGGTGCGGGTCACGCCGCCGATCGCGACGTCGACCTTGAGGGCGTTGTAGATCTCCGGCATGGCGTCAGCCGGGAACTCGATGTCGACGACCGGCCCGATGACCCGGGACACCCGGCCGACACCGGCGGCGCCGCTGGCGGCGGACGACTCAACAGCAGTGGCAGTCATGTCTCTCTCACTCTCAACAACCGGGTGGTTTTCGGGTCGGGACTAGTGCGCAGCGCCGGCATCGGCCAAGGCCCCGGCACCACCGACGATCTCGCTGATCTCTTGGGTGATCTCTGCCTGCCGGGCGGTGTTCGCCAGGCGGGTGTACTTGCGGATGAGCTGTTCGGCGTTGTCGGTCGCCGACTTCATCGCCCGCTGCCGGGCAGCCAGCTCGCTGGCCGCCGAGGTGAGCAGGGCGTTGAAGACTCGCGCCTCGACGTACTTGGGCAGCAGAGCGTCGAGCACCGCCGCCGTCGAGGGCTCGAACTCGTACAGCGGCAGGACGTCGTCCTCGTCGGGAACGTCCTCACCCTCGACGACCTCGAGGGGCAGCATCCGGATGACCGTCGGCTGCTGCGTGACCATGTTGATGAAGCGGGTGTAGACGATGTGGATCTCGTCGACACCACCCTCGTCGGTCGGGTGCAGGAACTTGTCGATCAACGTCCGGGCGATCTCCTGGGCCATCTCGTAGGTCGGTGAGTCCGAGTGACCCGACCACTCCCCGGCGATGGGACGGTGCCGGAAGTTGTAGAACGCGATGCCCTTGCGGCCGGCGATGTAGGTGTCGACCTCCTTGCCCTCTGCGCGCAGGAGCTCGTGCAGGCGGTCGCCTTCCTTGATCACGTTGCCCGAGTAGGCCCCGGCCAGACCGCGGTCGGAGGTGACCAACAGCACCGCCGCCCGGTCGGCCCCCGGCTTCTCACTGGTCAGCGGGTGCTCCTCGTTGGAGTACGTCGCCACCGCCGAGACCGCTCGGGTGATCGCCTGGGTGTACGGCGCGGACGCCGCGGTGCGCTGCTGGGCCTTGACCATCCGCGACGTGGCGATCAGCTCGAACGCGCGAGTGATCTTCTTCATCGCGGTGACCGACTTGATCCGCTGTCGGTAGACGCGAAGCTGAGCGCCCATCGTCAGCCGCGCTTCTGCTTGACGATCTGCACCTGGTCGATGTCCTGCTCGTCCAGCGCCTTCTCGACCGTCTCGGCACCCGGGGCACCGAGGGCGTGACCCTCGCCGGTGGTGAAGGAGGCCTTGAACGCGGTGACCGCCGACTTCAGCGATGCCTCGGTGTCGTCGTCCACGTTCTTGGTCTCGCGGATGGTGTCGAGGATCTTGGTGTTGCGGCGCAGGTGGTCGAGCAGTTCGGACTCGAACCGGCCCACGTCCTCGGCCGGGATGTTGTCCAGCTGGCCCGAGGTGCCGGTCCAGATCGCGACCGCCTGCTCCTCCATCGCGTAGGGCGAGTACTGCGGCTGCTTGAGCAGCTCGACCAGACGCGAACCGCGGGCCAACTGCGCCCGGGAGGCGGCGTCCAGGTCGGAGGCGAACATCGCGAACGCCTCCAGCGCGCGGTACTGCGCCAGGTCGACCCGCAGCGAACCCGAGACCTTCTTCATGGCCTTGGTCTGTGCGGCACCACCCACGCGGCTGACCGAGATACCGACGTTCACCGCGGGGCGCACGTTGGCGTTGAACAGGTCGGACTCGAGGAAGATCTGACCGTCGGTGATCGAGATGACGTTCGTCGGGATGTAGGCCGAGACGTCGTTGGCCTTGGTCTCGATGATCGGCAGGCCGGTCATCGAGCCGGCGCCCATCTCGTCGTTCAGCTTGGCGCAGCGCTCGAGCAACCGGCTGTGCAGGTAGAACACGTCGCCGGGGTAGGCCTCGCGGCCCGGCGGCCGGCGCAGCAGCAGCGACACGGCGCGGTAGGCCTCGGCCTGCTTGGTCAGGTCGTCGAAGATGATCACGACGTGCTTGCCGGCGTACATCCAGTGCTGGCCGATGGCCGAGCCGGTGTACGGAGCGAGGTACTTGAAGCCCGCGGCGTCCGAGGCGGGGGCGGCGACGATGGTGGTGTACTCGAGCGCTCCGGCCTCCTCCAGCGCGCGGCGCACGCCGGCGATCGTGGAGCCCTTCTGGCCGATGGCCACGTACACGCAGCGCACCTGCTGGCTCGGGTCGCCCGAGGCCCAGTTGGCCTTCTGGTTGATGATCGTGTCGATCGCCACTGCGGTCTTGCCGGTCTGGCGGTCGCCGATGATGAGCTGGCGCTGACCGCGCCCGATCGGGGTCATCGAGTCGATGGCCTTGATGCCGGTCATCAGCGGCTCGTTGACGCTCTGGCGCTGGACGACGGTCGGCGCCTGCAGTTCGAGCGGACGACGCGTCTCGGCGGGAATGTCGCCCAGACCGTCGATCGGGGTGCCCAACGGGTCGACCACGCGGCCGAGGAAGGCATCACCGACGGGCACCGAGAGGATCTCGCCGGTGCGGCGGACCTCCTGGCCCTCTTCGATGCCGCTGAACTCACCGAGCACCACGACGCCGATCTCGCGGACGTCGAGGTTCAGCGCGATACCCAGCGTGCCGTCCTCGAACTTCAGCAGTTCGTTGGCCATGACGCTCGGCAGGCCCTCGACGTGGGCGATGCCGTCGCCGGCGTCGGCCACCCGGCCGACCTCTTCGCGCGAGGCGGCGCCGGGTTCGTAGGACTGGACGAAGGCGTCCAGGGCTCCCCGGATCTCCTCCGGACGGATGGTCAGCTCCGCCATGGTGTCGGTCCCTGCTCTCTTTGCTCTCGTCTGCCCGTGTCGGCAAGTGTTCTGATCGTCTGTCGTGATGCTGCTGGAAAGCGTTGCTGCCCAGGGAGTTGCGTCAGCCGGCCAAGCGGCGTTGGGCATCCGCCAAGCGTCCGGCGACGGTGCCGTCCAGCACCTCACCGGCGATCTGCACCCGAATGCCGCCGACGACACTCGGATCGATGTCGACATTCAGCCGGACGGCGCGGCCGTAGATCTGCTGCAGGGCTGCGCCGAGCCGGTCACGCTGGGTCTCGGTCAACGGAAGCGCCACCACCACTTCGGCGACCAACTGGCGCCGACGTGCGGCTGCGGCGTCCACGTACGCCTCGAGCGCCCGCTCGGTGCGCAGGCCCCGAGGGTGCGAGGCGGCCTGAACGGCCAACCGCACCGTCTCGGGAGCAGCCCTGCCGCCGAGCAACGCTCGCACCAGGTCACCCTTGCGGGCGCTGCCCTCGGTGCGGGCCGAGAACGCGTCACGCAGGCCTTGGTCGCCACCGACGGTGCGGCCGAAGCGGAACAGCTCGTCCTCGACCGACTCGAGCCGACCGGCGCGCTCGGCCCCGGCCAGCACGGCCGAGACCGCCAGGGCCTCGACGGTGTCGGTGAGGTCGCCACCGGCCGACCAGCGCCCACGAACCAGCCCGGAGACCAGATCGATCGCGCTGCCCGAGATCTTGCCGCCGAACAGCTGCGCGACCAGACCTGCCTTGGCCTCGCCGTCCCGGGAGGGGTCGGTCAGCGCCCGGCGCAGGCCGGCACTGGACGCCAGGGCGCCAGTGACGCCGAACAAGTCCTCCGCGAGCGCGGCAGGGTCCACGCTGCCGGCGCGGAGCAGGGCTTCGACCTGCTCCTGCCCGGCGATCTGCGACGCCTTGCTCACGCCACGCATGTCAGACCTGCCCGCGGGTGCCGGCGCCGTTGGCGGAGGCCTCCAGCTCGGCGAGGAAGCGGTCGATCACGCCGCTGGCGCGGGCGTGGTCCTCGAGCGACTCCCCGACGATCTTGGACGCCAAGGTCGTGGCCATGGCCCCGACCTCGCCCCGCAACTGGACCACCGCCTGCTGGCGCTCGGCCTGGATCTGCTGCTGGGCAGCCGCGGTGATGCGATTGGCCTCGACCTGAGCCCGCTCGCGCATCTCGGCCAGGATCGCCGCGCCCTCGGCGCGGGCATCCTCACGGATCTTCTGGCCCTCCCCGCGGGCGTCGGCGAGCTGAGCCCGGTACTCCGCCAGGGCGGCGGCGGCCTCGGCCTGGGCCTGTTCGGCCTTGGCGATGCCGCCCTCGATGGCCGCCGTGCGTTCGGCGTAGACCTTCTCCAGGCGGGGCACGACCTTCTTCGCGACGATGACGTACAGGATCGCGAAGACGACGAGCCCGAAGATCAGCTCACCGTAGTGCGGCAGGATCGGCGCCTTGGTCGCGTTCCCCTCTGCGAGGGCCGAGGCAAGGTGTTGCACGCTCACTCCTCAGGTCTGATGTGGATCGGCTGTGGAGCGCCGTACTAGTCGGCGAAGACGAACGCCAGGGCGATACCGAAGATGGCCAGCGCCTCGGCCAGGGCGAAGCCCAGGATCGCGATGGGCTGCAGGAGGTTACGGGCCTCCGGCTGACGTGCCACACCGCTGACGTACGCGGCGAAGATCAGGCCGACACCGATGCCGGGGCCGATGGCCGACAGACCGTACCCGACGATGGCGAGGGAACCTCTCATGATCTCTCTCTCTTCTCCGTTGTGGCACCAGGGGGTCCCGGTGTCTCGAGTGGGTCGGTGCGCGGCGCCATCCGGCACCGGCCCGGGGTGGGGCGGTGGATCAGTGGGACATCAGTGGTCTTGCGCCAGCGAGCCGGCGATGTACAGCGCCGACAGCAGGGTGAACACGTAGGCCTGCAGGAACTCGACGAAGCCCTCGAAGAGCGTCATCACGAAACCACCGGCATACACGGCCACGCCGGTCGCCTTCATGCCCAGGCCGGTGTCACCGAAGAGCAGGTGCTCACCGCCCAGGGCACAGAGCAACAACAGGATGTGGCCGGCGAACATGTTGCCGAACAGACGCAGGGCGAGCGTGACCGGCCGGGTGAAGAAGTAGGTGACCAGTTCCAGGAAGAAGATCAGCGGCACGATCGCCTTCGGCAACCCGGGCGGCACCATGTGGCCGAAGTAGCCACCGACGCCCATCGAGCGCATCCCGACGACGTGGTAGACGACGAAGACCACCAGGGCCAGGCCGGCCGGGAAGCCGATCCGGCTCATCGTCGGGAACTGGAGGAACGGCGTGATGCCGAACAGGTTGTTGACCAGGATCAGCAGGAACATCGTGAACAGCAGCGGCACGAACTTCAGGAAGTCGTGGCTACCGATCACGTCCTTGGCGACGCCGTTGCGCACCATGCTGTAGACGCCCTCGGTCATCCACTGACCCTTGGTGGGCACCACGCTCAGCTTGCGGGTGGCGATCAACAACCAGGCGGCGATGACGACCAGCGAGATGGCCAGCAGCACCATGGGCCGCGTGATCGCCCAGTCACTGTCACCACCGATGAGCGGCTGCCAGAAGTCGGCGGGCCCGGGGGCCTCGAAGCCACCTTCCTCACTGGCTGCGAGTAGCAGGCTCACTCGTCTCCTCACTCCAGGTCATCGACGGCATCCGAGGAAGCCGACGGCGGGGGCCGGAGCGCACCGTACCGGAACCACACCAGGTAGAGAGCGAGGGCCATGCCGCCGCCGGACCCGAGGGCGGTGAACACCGGGAAGGTGTCACGCCATCGATCCAACAACCAGCCCAGCCCCCCGTACAGGAGTGGTCCGGAGATCAGGTGCGCCAGGACGGTCCACGCGGCAGCCTCACCCGATGCTCCGGGAGACTGGGCGTCGTCGTCCATCGGGTGAAACCCTATCAGTCACGCTCCGCCGATTGGACGAGGTCCCGACGGGTCGTCGGCGCTCTGATCAGCACGTTCCGGCACCTCGCGACCGGTGGTCGCATCGACGGACGGCGCTACCGGCGAGCCGAACGCGAGAATGCGCATTCGTGACATCGCG is part of the Kineosporiaceae bacterium genome and harbors:
- a CDS encoding cob(I)yrinic acid a,c-diamide adenosyltransferase, producing MVNLTRIYTRTGDDGTTSLGDMSRTSKNDPRLIAYADVDETNSAIGVALAHGGLSEAIAVTLTRVQNDLFDVGADLCTPLSPAPKHPPLRITAEYVNDLEAACDLFNADLSALRSFILPGGSVAAAHLHVARTVCRRAERAVWAALDSYGTDPDGGVNPLAATYLNRLSDLLFILCRHANLTAGGDVLWTPGGGRTPTP
- a CDS encoding AtpZ/AtpI family protein, yielding MDDDAQSPGASGEAAAWTVLAHLISGPLLYGGLGWLLDRWRDTFPVFTALGSGGGMALALYLVWFRYGALRPPPSASSDAVDDLE
- a CDS encoding ATP synthase F0 subunit C — translated: MRGSLAIVGYGLSAIGPGIGVGLIFAAYVSGVARQPEARNLLQPIAILGFALAEALAIFGIALAFVFAD
- a CDS encoding STAS domain-containing protein; protein product: MNEALPHDGIPPVSVVGRGKPSGGGPISTVCRASVGRASWPGSRACSTLGYAKLLRVTKRKGARSERDRRLVPRQGSEVGEEADVHSLQIDVLAHGTHLTLSGRLDSRSAPIARAVLHSALDQGEGDLLVRIGDLEIWDAVGMSVLVGAHGKARRADRRMVLVDVSPRQIRLLKASRVGRVLAVQPLAVA
- a CDS encoding DUF2550 domain-containing protein, yielding MSDLIVPAAVIAALILGVVVVLGGLLMRRTIIGRGVGAFDCSLRHRPQTDGWMFGLARYEHDRLDWFRLFALTFRPSRTLIRSNLIILERRRPDGPDQGMLDSDWVLVRCAYDSTTLELGMSEMAYNGLATWLESAPPGEHANIA
- a CDS encoding F0F1 ATP synthase subunit alpha, which gives rise to MAELTIRPEEIRGALDAFVQSYEPGAASREEVGRVADAGDGIAHVEGLPSVMANELLKFEDGTLGIALNLDVREIGVVVLGEFSGIEEGQEVRRTGEILSVPVGDAFLGRVVDPLGTPIDGLGDIPAETRRPLELQAPTVVQRQSVNEPLMTGIKAIDSMTPIGRGQRQLIIGDRQTGKTAVAIDTIINQKANWASGDPSQQVRCVYVAIGQKGSTIAGVRRALEEAGALEYTTIVAAPASDAAGFKYLAPYTGSAIGQHWMYAGKHVVIIFDDLTKQAEAYRAVSLLLRRPPGREAYPGDVFYLHSRLLERCAKLNDEMGAGSMTGLPIIETKANDVSAYIPTNVISITDGQIFLESDLFNANVRPAVNVGISVSRVGGAAQTKAMKKVSGSLRVDLAQYRALEAFAMFASDLDAASRAQLARGSRLVELLKQPQYSPYAMEEQAVAIWTGTSGQLDNIPAEDVGRFESELLDHLRRNTKILDTIRETKNVDDDTEASLKSAVTAFKASFTTGEGHALGAPGAETVEKALDEQDIDQVQIVKQKRG
- a CDS encoding F0F1 ATP synthase subunit epsilon; the encoded protein is MPLEVELVAADHRVWSGEASMVVARTLDGDLGVLPGHSPVLAVLAASDITIKALEGGDVVAHCDGGFLSVEHDRVMIVSDRADLGTAHTVGS
- a CDS encoding F0F1 ATP synthase subunit gamma, which translates into the protein MGAQLRVYRQRIKSVTAMKKITRAFELIATSRMVKAQQRTAASAPYTQAITRAVSAVATYSNEEHPLTSEKPGADRAAVLLVTSDRGLAGAYSGNVIKEGDRLHELLRAEGKEVDTYIAGRKGIAFYNFRHRPIAGEWSGHSDSPTYEMAQEIARTLIDKFLHPTDEGGVDEIHIVYTRFINMVTQQPTVIRMLPLEVVEGEDVPDEDDVLPLYEFEPSTAAVLDALLPKYVEARVFNALLTSAASELAARQRAMKSATDNAEQLIRKYTRLANTARQAEITQEISEIVGGAGALADAGAAH
- the atpD gene encoding F0F1 ATP synthase subunit beta; amino-acid sequence: MTATAVESSAASGAAGVGRVSRVIGPVVDIEFPADAMPEIYNALKVDVAIGGVTRTLTLEVAQHIGDNMVRAISMQPTDGMVRGASVTDSGEPIMVPVGDITKGHVFNTIGECLNLKPGERLEVTERRGIHAKAPAFDQLESKTEMFETGIKVIDLLTPYVLGGKIGLFGGAGVGKTVLIQEMIYRVAENFGGVSVFAGVGERTREGNDLIAEMTETGVIEKTALVFGQMDEPPGTRLRVALSALTMAEYFRDVQKQDVLLFIDNIFRFTQAGSEVSTLLGRMPSAVGYQPTLADEMGVLQERITSTRGHSITSMQAVYVPADDYTDPAPATTFAHLDATTELSRTVASLGIYPAVDPLTSTSRILDPRYITAEHYSTAIRVKQILQRNKELQDIIAILGVEELSEEDRTIVNRARRIERFLSQNTFVAKTFTGLEGSFVPLADTIEAFTKIADGEYDNVPEQAFFMCGGLDDVERKAAEIAKSLAG
- a CDS encoding F0F1 ATP synthase subunit B — translated: MSVQHLASALAEGNATKAPILPHYGELIFGLVVFAILYVIVAKKVVPRLEKVYAERTAAIEGGIAKAEQAQAEAAAALAEYRAQLADARGEGQKIREDARAEGAAILAEMRERAQVEANRITAAAQQQIQAERQQAVVQLRGEVGAMATTLASKIVGESLEDHARASGVIDRFLAELEASANGAGTRGQV
- the atpB gene encoding F0F1 ATP synthase subunit A; this translates as MSLLLAASEEGGFEAPGPADFWQPLIGGDSDWAITRPMVLLAISLVVIAAWLLIATRKLSVVPTKGQWMTEGVYSMVRNGVAKDVIGSHDFLKFVPLLFTMFLLILVNNLFGITPFLQFPTMSRIGFPAGLALVVFVVYHVVGMRSMGVGGYFGHMVPPGLPKAIVPLIFFLELVTYFFTRPVTLALRLFGNMFAGHILLLLCALGGEHLLFGDTGLGMKATGVAVYAGGFVMTLFEGFVEFLQAYVFTLLSALYIAGSLAQDH
- a CDS encoding cation:proton antiporter — protein: MQLVVLVAVAAAVAGLASRWGASAPLVLTAVGIVASFVPALPHYELDADLVLVGVLPPLLYTTAIRTPFVDLRRNRRPIILLSVALVLVTAFAVAVVATAVIPGLPFAAALALGAVVAPPDAVAATAVARRVGLPRRLVILLEGESLLNDATALVTLRMALAALATTLTIGDVSLSFGRAVVFGVAVGWLVAAVVTPIRRRVHDPVLDTTGSMLVPYIAMIAAEAVGGSGVLAVVVAGLVLGHRSPRIQSAASRVTERTLFATVQFVLESVVFLLIGLQLRDLLDGATAEGNSAARITWICFVVVATVIVVRIVWMFPAAYAPRLVPAVRRREPAPSWRGVAVLGWAGMRGVVTLAAAFTLTGEHAGVLQLAAFAVVAASLLVQGATLPAVVRRLGVSGPDAAQDALQQAMVLQRAVDAGQERLVQRAGDAPPEVVETLRQWTDRFAQSVWERLRTNESLTEPPARAFRRLRLEMLDAEREVVVRVHRSGAVAAEVLGEVLARLDQEEAMLEGLSIEDAEPSTTATAPSPIEAACEHLATTDVPVPLTPDGCQECLEEQRSDWVALRLCLTCGHIGCCDSSPLRHADVHHGQTGHPVIRSFELSESWRWCYVDRVLG
- a CDS encoding F0F1 ATP synthase subunit delta translates to MRGVSKASQIAGQEQVEALLRAGSVDPAALAEDLFGVTGALASSAGLRRALTDPSRDGEAKAGLVAQLFGGKISGSAIDLVSGLVRGRWSAGGDLTDTVEALAVSAVLAGAERAGRLESVEDELFRFGRTVGGDQGLRDAFSARTEGSARKGDLVRALLGGRAAPETVRLAVQAASHPRGLRTERALEAYVDAAAARRRQLVAEVVVALPLTETQRDRLGAALQQIYGRAVRLNVDIDPSVVGGIRVQIAGEVLDGTVAGRLADAQRRLAG